The Naumovozyma castellii chromosome 2, complete genome sequence CCACTTTCGGAAGAGTTGAGTTCTAAATCTACCTCAACTATGAGTGCGTCATTATCTGGGACCTCTCTGAATAGTCAATTTATTTCAACAGCAGACCTTTCACATTTTACGGACTATTCTCAACCAAGTTCAAGGGTAGATAGTACACAAACTTGGATCGTCGTTACTATTACCGAATTTGAGAGGACAATCCATACCTCcgttttcaattttacaCCATGGACGGGATTTGCCAATGTTACAGCTTCAAGTATAGTAGTCTCCTTGCATGGATCCAAAAGAAGTTGATTGCGCTAGAACTCGCTTAAGCGGCGTCgcatttgaatttgactCGACTTGTTCGCAGCTCATCTACTTTGCCATATGAAGCCCTTATGAACTCTATGCCATGAGAACGGCACTCCGAGAGGTAAAACTTTCTCATGTTCGTAAGTCTGTGGAGCACTGTTTTTGCTACTTTCACCAGCTATTAAATATCTAAATAAGCTGATTTCCTTGTTTTGTTTAGAAGCTATAAAAGGAATTCAATAAGAATGAAAGGAACCAAAATTCTTCCTTATAGACAAGTTGTAggttttttattttaaatatatattccatTTTACTATCAATTAATGAGGAAGGGCAGAGTAGTACTTTAGCTTGGGGTCCTTGGTCATACGAAGTCCTCCCTTAATATAAGTAACAAATATCAACTCAACCAAAGTACCTTATTCTAGCATAGGAATAGTTACTATATATGCACTTTGAAgctttttttttgaagtGCTGGCATAATATTTAACATTGGTGACAGTACTCATATTTATAGATTACGTAATCTCGACATACTTTCCGAGGGTAACCAATTTTGGAATCTCCAAAGAATAATAGAGAAAGGTTCGCTAGTACATCTAGTGTATCTGGATTGACCACAAGTTTtaagaattcaaagaacCAAATAAAAGCATCGCCATAGATACAAGCTAGAACTTACTTGTTCTCGACTTTCTGTTTTATGCAACTACGAAGAATACAATACGAAAGCTAACTTAGCATAAAAACAGTAACACCATAGTATAAAAGATATATGACACTCAATAATGGTTCACAGAAACACTGCTCTTCAATACAAGACTTGACACAAGTTGCCGAGAACTttacaaataaaaaagaacaaaatgGCAAGGATATGGGTGcattattagaagaatGTATAGACCTCTTATCAAACTATAAAAAGGAATGCAAGCAAATAAAATCTGCTAGAGTAGAATATAATGGGAAGGAAGATGACTCCTTTAAGCTATTCGAAAGTGCATACGTTTATTACAAAATCATCCACCTAATCATTCTTTCGAAAATACCTAACTTAAACGAATTCAAATCCATCAAAGGCAATGAAAGGaagaaatccaaagatCAGGAGTTAATGCAAATTTATAATACTCTTGTGAACACGTTGTTAAACGATGATATGATAAGTGATATTAAAGCTCATATCAAGGAAAATTCTTTACAGAAAGATACACGAAAAGCAAAAGGCAAACAAGAACTGTTTAGCATGAAGAATGGCTCCCTTATTTCCTCATATCAACTGAAACAGTTACTATATGgaaaaaatgataatacaTCCGTACTTTTGATAGACATAAGGCCCAGATtagaattttcaaaatctcaTATTAAACATGAGGAAATAATTTGTGTCGAACCTATATCCTTCAAGGATTCATACTCAGATGAAGAGGTTGCAAAAAAATCCTTAATAACCTCAcctaatgaagaaatagatTTGTTTAACAAGagaaatgaatttgaattcataATATTATATACTAACGACAAAGAAAAGGCATATTATAATCAACAGATGgtttttttggaaattttgCTAACGCATTCGTTTGCAAAACCGTTAGACAGTTGGAAAACTAAGGTTCTCATCCTGGAAAACGGTATTTCATCCTGGTCTTTAAATGATGGTCCTGTAGAAAGTACGAGAACTAATATACCAAAAGATGGAGAGACAAACGCTAACAAAGACATTAATAAGGAAGATAGCGTGTATATAAACGGCAATACATCCGGTCTAAGCCTGCAAACGTTCCCAAAAGCAGTTCCCGGTATAAGTGCAACAATGGATAATACTATGAAAGATATGATGTCGTCGTCATCTTCGCCTGATTATTCAATTCGACAGAAACAACAATCTCCTTTCATCGAATTAAAAAGAACTTCAAgtttcaagaattttttttcgaATTTTAAGTCTAGCTCATCTGCTGATATCTCCAAAGGAACATTTACCccttcaaatcattattcatCACCTACCTCGGCTATTGACTTGACACCTTCGGCATCCCAAATAAACTTCAACACACAAAAGTCACTATACCCAGAGGCACCTAATCTAGAGAAAAATGAAACCCTTACTGAGGTGTCCTATGTATCTCCGCTTAATCAAAATATCAGACCAATCAACGCAAGAGCGGTAGCACCACTCTCAAGGTCATTGTCAGGCTCAACACGAGGTATACCGACGGGAGGTATACATCAAAAGGAAAAGTTTCACGCAGGAATGACTTTGAATGGTAATTCAACCgattataatatttctaAATCGGAAATTTTTGATAGCAACAACAGATCAGAAATGATGCCATCAAGTTCGCTACCACCAATATCACCAACCAAAACTGGCATACCAAATAAAAGCGCTTTACATACTAATGATAAGATGCTCGACCTCGATTTTATTGTTGGTTTACAGAATATAGGAAATTCTTGTTATTTGAACTGCATAATCCAATGTCTTTTAGGGACCCATGAATTAACTAAAATATTccttaataatttttacGAGAGGCATATAAACCTTAATAGTAAACTTGGGTCTAAGGGTGTTCTAGCCAAATATTTTGCTAgattaattcatttaatgCATAACCATGCAAACCCAAAGTTGAAGAACAACTATGTTAGGCCAGCTCAATTTAAAATGGCTGTAGGCTCAGTCAAcacattatttaaaaattgttCGCAACAGGATTGCCAAGAATTTTGTCAGTTCTTGTTGGATGGCTTACACGAAGATTTGAATCAATGTGGCTCTAACCCTCCCTTAAAGGAACTATCATCCGCTGCAGAAAAGAACAGAGAGAAATTATCATTAAGAATAGCCTCGTCTATCGAATGGGAGAGGTTCTTGACCACTGATTTTAGTGTTATTGTTGATCTTTTTCAGGGGCAATATGCTTCAAGATTGCAGTGCGAAGTTTGTAAGCATACTTCAACAACATATCAGCCATTTTCTGTATTATCTGTTCCTATCCCCAGGGTGCCTAAAGGGGTCAAGGTTAACATTTTAGATTGCTTCAAGGATTTTACCAAACTGGAACTTCTCGATACAGATGAACAATGGCTGTGTCCAACATGCAAAAAAAAGCAACGCTCAACTAAGAAGTTGACCATAACAAGGCTGCCAAGAAATCTGATAATCCACCTAAAAAGGTTTGATAACAATTTGAACaaaaataacaattttatcGATTACCCATTTATATTGGATCTAACACAATTTTGGGTCGACGATTTTGATGGTAAGTTACCTCCTGGAGTGAGAGATGAGCTTCCCAAACGAGGTCAAATCCCACCCTTTAAGTACAAACTCTATGGAGTGGCGTCTCATTTTGGGAGTCTCTACGGTGGCCATTATACAGCATACGTTGACAAAGGACCTAAACACGGCTGGTATTACTTTGATGATACAAATTATCgttcaattaaaaataagaatgaaCCTATTACATCTAGTGCTTACCTTCTGTTTTATCACCGCATTTATGACCTCTGATGGACATTTGATACATAACCTTGACCTTCTTACAAAccataaataatttaataccTTAATATCGCATTAATTTGATTATATCTATTTACAATAAAGGGTTTAACTACCTTTATATATGActaaaaatatcaataatCAGTTCTATTCCCAATCTtcattcatcttcatctttatcaatattattggaagattttGTATTCTCTTGTTTCTTATTAGCTGCTGCTTCAAATTCTAAAgcatcttctttttctaTTATTACTGGAGTTTCGGTTCCACTTAGAgttgtttcatttttagTTGGCTCAAGTTGCTGGCTTTCATtctcctcctcctcctc is a genomic window containing:
- the DOA4 gene encoding ubiquitin-specific protease DOA4 (ancestral locus Anc_8.188), producing MTLNNGSQKHCSSIQDLTQVAENFTNKKEQNGKDMGALLEECIDLLSNYKKECKQIKSARVEYNGKEDDSFKLFESAYVYYKIIHLIILSKIPNLNEFKSIKGNERKKSKDQELMQIYNTLVNTLLNDDMISDIKAHIKENSLQKDTRKAKGKQELFSMKNGSLISSYQLKQLLYGKNDNTSVLLIDIRPRLEFSKSHIKHEEIICVEPISFKDSYSDEEVAKKSLITSPNEEIDLFNKRNEFEFIILYTNDKEKAYYNQQMVFLEILLTHSFAKPLDSWKTKVLILENGISSWSLNDGPVESTRTNIPKDGETNANKDINKEDSVYINGNTSGLSLQTFPKAVPGISATMDNTMKDMMSSSSSPDYSIRQKQQSPFIELKRTSSFKNFFSNFKSSSSADISKGTFTPSNHYSSPTSAIDLTPSASQINFNTQKSLYPEAPNLEKNETLTEVSYVSPLNQNIRPINARAVAPLSRSLSGSTRGIPTGGIHQKEKFHAGMTLNGNSTDYNISKSEIFDSNNRSEMMPSSSLPPISPTKTGIPNKSALHTNDKMLDLDFIVGLQNIGNSCYLNCIIQCLLGTHELTKIFLNNFYERHINLNSKLGSKGVLAKYFARLIHLMHNHANPKLKNNYVRPAQFKMAVGSVNTLFKNCSQQDCQEFCQFLLDGLHEDLNQCGSNPPLKELSSAAEKNREKLSLRIASSIEWERFLTTDFSVIVDLFQGQYASRLQCEVCKHTSTTYQPFSVLSVPIPRVPKGVKVNILDCFKDFTKLELLDTDEQWLCPTCKKKQRSTKKLTITRLPRNLIIHLKRFDNNLNKNNNFIDYPFILDLTQFWVDDFDGKLPPGVRDELPKRGQIPPFKYKLYGVASHFGSLYGGHYTAYVDKGPKHGWYYFDDTNYRSIKNKNEPITSSAYLLFYHRIYDL